In Ruminiclostridium papyrosolvens DSM 2782, the following proteins share a genomic window:
- the nuoF gene encoding NADH-quinone oxidoreductase subunit NuoF, which yields MQLYRAHVLVCAGTGCTSSNSLKIMDEMEALLASNGLESEVKIVKTGCFGLCAEGPIVVVYPEGAMYTRVEVSDAKEIVEEHLLKGRIVKRLLAGEKESEDISKSLEGVDFFNRQMRIALRNCGRINPEDINEYIAFDGYKALEKVLTEMTPEAVIDTMKKSGLRGRGGGGFPTGMKWDFAAKQTAEQKYVCCNADEGDPGAFMDRSVLEGDPHSVIEAMSIAGFAIGATQGYIYVRAEYPIAVKRLQMAIDQAVEYGILGDNVLGTGHKFNLEIRLGAGAFVCGEETALMTSIEGHRGEPRPRPPFPAVKGLWGKPTILNNVETYANVPVIILKGADWFSGIGTEKSKGTKVFALGGKINNTGLVEVPMGTTLREVVYDIGGGIPKGKKFKAAQTGGPSGGCIPTEHLDTPIDYDSLIALGSMMGSGGLIVMDEDNCMVDIAKFFLEFTVDESCGKCPPCRIGTKRMLEILERITEGKGEAGDIEKLELLAKNIKASALCGLGQTAPNPILSTLKYFRDEYEAHVFDKKCPAGVCKSMMKYTVEASKCKSCGICAKVCPMSCIKGEKKVPYVIDNTKCAKCGVCMEKCPFKAISKG from the coding sequence ATGCAATTATATAGAGCACATGTTCTGGTTTGTGCAGGTACAGGTTGTACATCATCAAATTCCCTGAAAATTATGGATGAAATGGAAGCACTACTTGCAAGCAACGGGCTGGAAAGTGAAGTTAAGATAGTTAAAACAGGTTGTTTCGGTCTTTGTGCTGAAGGACCTATAGTAGTTGTATATCCTGAAGGAGCAATGTACACAAGAGTTGAGGTTTCTGATGCAAAAGAAATCGTTGAAGAGCATCTGTTGAAGGGACGTATAGTTAAGCGTCTACTGGCTGGTGAAAAGGAATCTGAAGATATTTCCAAATCACTGGAAGGTGTGGATTTCTTTAACAGACAAATGCGTATTGCATTAAGAAACTGTGGGCGTATAAATCCTGAGGATATCAACGAATACATAGCTTTTGACGGATATAAGGCACTTGAAAAAGTATTAACTGAAATGACTCCTGAAGCTGTAATAGATACAATGAAAAAGTCAGGACTCAGAGGAAGAGGGGGCGGAGGCTTCCCAACAGGAATGAAGTGGGATTTTGCAGCAAAACAGACAGCTGAACAGAAATATGTATGCTGTAATGCCGACGAAGGTGACCCGGGAGCATTTATGGACAGAAGTGTTTTAGAGGGTGACCCCCACTCTGTAATAGAGGCTATGTCTATAGCAGGTTTCGCCATTGGAGCAACACAAGGATATATATATGTAAGAGCAGAGTATCCTATCGCAGTTAAGAGATTGCAGATGGCAATTGATCAGGCTGTAGAATACGGAATTTTAGGAGACAATGTACTGGGAACAGGACATAAGTTTAATCTTGAAATAAGACTTGGTGCGGGAGCGTTTGTTTGCGGTGAAGAAACTGCACTTATGACCTCAATAGAAGGTCATAGAGGTGAACCAAGACCAAGACCTCCATTTCCGGCAGTAAAAGGACTATGGGGCAAACCTACTATTCTGAACAATGTAGAAACTTATGCAAATGTACCGGTTATTATATTAAAAGGTGCTGATTGGTTCTCCGGCATAGGAACTGAAAAGAGCAAAGGAACAAAGGTATTTGCTCTTGGAGGAAAAATAAACAACACAGGATTGGTTGAGGTTCCTATGGGTACTACTTTGAGAGAAGTAGTTTACGATATAGGTGGAGGTATACCTAAAGGTAAAAAATTCAAAGCAGCACAGACCGGAGGACCTTCGGGCGGATGTATTCCTACAGAACATCTGGATACTCCTATTGATTATGATTCACTTATTGCCCTTGGCTCTATGATGGGCTCAGGTGGACTTATAGTAATGGATGAGGACAATTGTATGGTTGATATCGCTAAGTTCTTCCTTGAATTTACGGTTGATGAATCCTGCGGTAAATGTCCGCCATGTCGTATAGGAACAAAACGTATGCTGGAAATATTGGAAAGAATAACTGAAGGTAAGGGTGAAGCAGGAGATATTGAAAAGCTTGAACTGTTGGCTAAAAATATTAAGGCATCTGCTCTTTGCGGACTTGGTCAGACCGCTCCTAACCCGATTTTGAGTACATTGAAATATTTCAGAGACGAGTACGAGGCTCATGTATTTGACAAAAAATGTCCTGCGGGTGTTTGTAAATCAATGATGAAGTACACTGTTGAGGCTAGTAAGTGTAAGAGCTGCGGAATCTGTGCAAAGGTTTGTCCTATGAGCTGTATAAAGGGTGAAAAGAAGGTTCCTTACGTTATAGATAATACAAAATGTGCTAAGTGCGGCGTCTGTATGGAAAAATGTCCGTTCAAGGCAATTTCAAAGGGATAA